In the Actinomycetota bacterium genome, GTTCTTGCCGATATCTGACTCGTGGACGCTGGGCACGAAACTCGCTCTGGGCTGATAGGCGCGCTCTTCGCGCTCGTCCTCGGTCTCGCAATGGTTCTGCTCGTCGCCTCGCCGGCGCTTGCAGACGCAACGTCGGACGCAGAAGCCTGCTTTCTCTCCAAGATCAATGCCGCCAGGACGGCGACCGGTGCACAGACACTCCAGCGGGACGCATCCCTGGCAGGCTACGCACGAATCCATTCGCAGGCCATGGCGGACGACGGGAGCATCTACCACTCCACGACCGGTGACCTCGCCCCGTACCTCCCGAGCGACTGGGTGATGTGGGGCGAGAACGTGGGTGTCGGCGGCACGTGCGCCATACTCTT is a window encoding:
- a CDS encoding CAP domain-containing protein; the protein is MDAGHETRSGLIGALFALVLGLAMVLLVASPALADATSDAEACFLSKINAARTATGAQTLQRDASLAGYARIHSQAMADDGSIYHSTTGDLAPYLPSDWVMWGENVGVGGTCAILFDAFMASPLHKENLLNPVFQYAGIGVYIDVDGTLWTTHIFLQRQTATTTTTTTTAPPTTTTTAP